Proteins co-encoded in one Planktothrix sp. FACHB-1365 genomic window:
- a CDS encoding glycine betaine/L-proline ABC transporter ATP-binding protein, with protein MNDSQPKIRIQHLIKIYGENCRDALKLFSQGANREAILQATGQVLGIADVSFTINPGEIFVVMGLSGSGKSTLIRCINRLITPTSGHIYIDDEDIAYIDEKRIRQIRLTKISMVFQHFGLFPHRTVADNVEYGLKLRGISKTQRRKKALEALEVVGLAQWADYRPSALSGGMQQRVGLARALATDAEILLMDEPFSALDPLTRREMQNELLRLQKELNKTIVFITHDTPEALKLGDRIAVMKEGVIVQLATPEELLNQPTNDYIRDFIQDVNRGQILKAGTITRPTISLILGEDLDQLALQQIQSSNKERIYILNPNKEPVGFLDPQQLDLAIQQDVKNITQFMETNFSKVSETVPLEDVFHLYHHEQNLVVVDEAGKFKGVLKPTDILASLSKFSDNFN; from the coding sequence ATGAATGATTCTCAACCCAAAATCCGCATTCAACATCTGATCAAAATCTATGGAGAAAATTGTCGTGATGCACTGAAACTATTTTCCCAAGGCGCAAACCGAGAGGCGATTTTGCAAGCAACGGGTCAGGTTTTGGGTATTGCAGATGTGTCTTTTACCATTAACCCAGGTGAAATTTTTGTGGTGATGGGGTTGTCCGGTTCGGGTAAATCGACTCTAATTCGTTGTATTAATCGTTTGATTACTCCAACCAGTGGACACATTTATATTGATGATGAGGATATTGCCTATATTGATGAAAAACGTATTCGTCAAATTCGTCTCACTAAAATATCAATGGTGTTTCAGCATTTTGGCTTATTTCCCCATCGAACCGTCGCTGATAACGTAGAATACGGGCTGAAGTTACGCGGAATCAGCAAAACCCAACGTCGGAAAAAAGCCTTGGAAGCCTTGGAAGTGGTTGGGCTGGCTCAATGGGCCGACTACCGACCCTCGGCTTTGAGTGGGGGAATGCAGCAACGGGTGGGACTGGCTCGTGCGTTGGCCACAGATGCTGAGATTTTACTGATGGATGAACCCTTTAGTGCCCTCGACCCCTTAACTCGCCGGGAGATGCAAAATGAATTATTAAGACTTCAGAAAGAGTTGAACAAAACTATCGTTTTTATTACTCATGATACTCCCGAAGCTTTAAAATTAGGCGATCGCATTGCGGTAATGAAAGAAGGAGTAATTGTTCAGCTTGCGACTCCTGAAGAACTATTAAATCAACCGACTAATGATTATATCCGGGATTTTATTCAAGATGTTAATCGAGGACAAATTCTCAAAGCAGGAACCATTACCCGTCCAACCATTTCCTTGATTCTCGGTGAAGATTTAGATCAACTCGCACTCCAACAGATACAAAGCTCAAACAAAGAGCGAATCTATATACTCAATCCTAACAAAGAACCTGTTGGTTTTCTTGATCCACAACAGCTTGATCTCGCAATTCAACAAGACGTTAAAAATATTACTCAATTCATGGAAACTAACTTTTCTAAAGTTTCAGAAACTGTACCTTTAGAAGATGTTTTTCACCTTTACCACCATGAACAAAACCTAGTCGTGGTTGATGAAGCCGGAAAATTTAAAGGAGTTTTAAAACCCACAGATATCCTCGCTAGTTTAAGCAAGTTTAGCGATAATTTTAACTAA
- a CDS encoding PEP-CTERM sorting domain-containing protein (PEP-CTERM proteins occur, often in large numbers, in the proteomes of bacteria that also encode an exosortase, a predicted intramembrane cysteine proteinase. The presence of a PEP-CTERM domain at a protein's C-terminus predicts cleavage within the sorting domain, followed by covalent anchoring to some some component of the (usually Gram-negative) cell surface. Many PEP-CTERM proteins exhibit an unusual sequence composition that includes large numbers of potential glycosylation sites. Expression of one such protein has been shown restore the ability of a bacterium to form floc, a type of biofilm.) — MSQLPLGGTNAFFNLLTSSVWKDNGWMFNKAQSNQNIQGYFEIGVYKPYAQPSTNGGVTVGADIQIVYHPVAGQDPMGSNVHWIQRVVSNHALVTYSNGVQELKPFGTNEDKIDVVEEQKDPNLKAQVGSQTIILGLNPIFTPYYDTVSPNATQIYFEDFSTRPDGQDNHDWYAELYLVQETAPKTVTIYNGISWGWNNTFTPPPSPPISLPPLPCDGSSGGGGCVTTASDIAIRELPLSDFDSGDPNQLPEKVPEPTTIFGLLALGTAGTIKIMQNKFNKQ, encoded by the coding sequence GTGTCGCAACTTCCACTAGGCGGAACAAATGCTTTCTTTAACCTGCTGACCTCATCTGTTTGGAAGGATAACGGTTGGATGTTTAATAAAGCACAATCAAATCAAAACATACAAGGGTATTTTGAGATTGGGGTTTATAAACCTTATGCCCAGCCCTCTACTAATGGAGGCGTAACCGTAGGGGCTGATATACAAATCGTTTACCATCCTGTTGCTGGTCAAGATCCAATGGGCAGTAACGTCCATTGGATTCAACGGGTTGTCAGTAATCATGCTCTTGTCACCTACAGTAATGGTGTTCAAGAACTTAAACCTTTTGGTACTAATGAAGACAAAATTGACGTAGTAGAAGAGCAGAAAGATCCAAATTTAAAAGCACAAGTAGGCTCTCAAACTATAATTTTAGGGCTTAACCCAATTTTTACTCCTTACTACGATACAGTCTCTCCCAATGCCACCCAAATTTACTTCGAGGACTTTTCTACTCGGCCTGATGGCCAAGACAACCACGACTGGTATGCTGAACTCTACTTGGTTCAGGAAACCGCACCCAAAACAGTAACGATTTACAATGGTATCTCATGGGGTTGGAACAACACATTCACTCCTCCCCCTTCTCCTCCTATTTCTCTGCCTCCACTTCCTTGTGACGGAAGTAGTGGTGGTGGCGGATGCGTTACTACAGCCAGCGACATTGCTATCCGAGAACTGCCACTTTCCGACTTCGACAGTGGCGACCCCAATCAGTTACCAGAAAAAGTCCCCGAACCCACCACCATATTCGGATTATTGGCTTTAGGCACGGCCGGAACAATTAAAATAATGCAAAACAAGTTTAACAAACAGTAG
- the proX gene encoding glycine betaine/L-proline ABC transporter substrate-binding protein ProX, translating into MFKYSRVKLLKTLILTILLLIGLINFSSLAQTTTDSNLPGKGVMIRSATSDWIDDRFQAEIINIGLEKLGYKIVPLIAATYPAVYTAVANGDLDFAPIFGDPGHNEFYKNAGGDKKLEKVGLLFPLIQGYQIDKKTADQYKITNLQQFQDPRIAKIFDTDGDGKADLVGCDPGWSCELEMDYHLDAYKLRDTVEINKGNYTALIADALTRYKQGKPVFLYAYSPFWLGDILKVNQDVIWLEVPFTAVRPGYGKVTEKDTSVNGKNLGMVQGKYRVIANQKFLENNPSIRRFFELVKIPSEDMARESSRIKQGENKPQDIRRHAEEWIKENQTQFEGWLNQIKQINNNPEAPSSTIPNPTNPEALNKLNILLNPFQLYTIPLAQWITTAINFLVDHFRPFFQAIRIPISWVLEEIRRLLLTIPPLIFLLLLGLTTWKLAGRRVGIFSVLSLTLIGFMGQWEAAMISLALVITAVIFCILVGIPLGVACARSNRFEQGFLPLLDVMQTLPTFVYLVPVIMLFGIGEVPGVIATIIYALPPLIRFTNLGIRQVSTEFVEVGYAFGSTPRQILWDVQIPLAIPTILAGVNQTVLFSLGMSVIASMIAVPGLGLTVLQGMGRLDVGMAAVGGLAIVLLAILLDRITQAIGKVN; encoded by the coding sequence ATGTTCAAATATTCAAGAGTAAAACTATTAAAAACGTTAATTTTAACAATTCTATTGTTAATCGGTTTAATCAATTTTTCCTCCTTAGCACAAACCACAACTGATTCAAATCTGCCTGGAAAAGGCGTGATGATTCGTTCCGCAACAAGTGATTGGATTGACGATCGATTTCAAGCTGAAATTATTAATATAGGCTTAGAGAAACTCGGTTACAAAATAGTGCCCCTGATAGCAGCAACTTATCCGGCTGTCTATACCGCAGTGGCGAATGGAGATTTAGATTTTGCGCCCATTTTTGGAGATCCTGGACATAATGAATTTTATAAAAATGCGGGCGGTGACAAAAAATTAGAGAAAGTGGGTCTACTGTTTCCCCTGATTCAAGGTTATCAAATTGATAAAAAAACGGCTGATCAATATAAAATTACTAACTTACAACAATTTCAAGATCCGCGTATTGCCAAGATCTTTGATACCGATGGAGATGGGAAAGCAGATCTCGTAGGTTGCGATCCCGGTTGGAGTTGTGAGTTAGAAATGGATTATCATTTAGATGCTTATAAACTGCGGGATACTGTAGAAATTAATAAAGGAAATTATACCGCCTTAATTGCAGATGCTTTAACTCGTTATAAACAAGGAAAACCAGTTTTTTTGTATGCTTATAGTCCGTTCTGGTTGGGTGATATTCTGAAAGTAAATCAAGATGTTATCTGGTTAGAAGTTCCTTTTACTGCTGTTCGCCCAGGTTATGGAAAAGTAACTGAAAAAGATACATCTGTCAATGGTAAAAATCTGGGAATGGTTCAAGGAAAATATCGAGTAATTGCTAATCAGAAATTTTTAGAAAATAATCCATCTATTCGACGTTTTTTTGAACTCGTTAAAATTCCTTCTGAAGATATGGCTAGAGAAAGTTCTCGCATTAAACAAGGTGAAAATAAACCCCAAGATATTCGTCGTCATGCTGAAGAATGGATTAAGGAGAATCAAACCCAATTTGAAGGGTGGCTTAATCAAATTAAGCAGATTAATAACAATCCCGAAGCACCATCATCAACTATCCCGAATCCAACTAACCCAGAAGCTTTAAACAAGTTAAATATTCTATTAAATCCCTTCCAACTTTACACAATTCCTCTCGCTCAGTGGATTACCACCGCCATTAATTTCCTAGTAGACCACTTTCGCCCCTTTTTCCAAGCCATTCGGATTCCGATTAGTTGGGTACTCGAAGAAATTCGCCGTTTATTGTTAACTATTCCTCCGCTTATTTTCCTGCTGCTGTTGGGTTTGACAACTTGGAAACTAGCTGGGCGAAGAGTCGGAATTTTTAGCGTACTTTCCCTTACCTTAATTGGTTTTATGGGACAGTGGGAAGCAGCAATGATTTCCCTGGCTTTGGTGATTACGGCGGTGATCTTTTGTATTCTTGTGGGGATTCCGTTGGGTGTGGCTTGTGCACGCAGTAACCGATTTGAACAAGGGTTTCTTCCCCTTCTTGATGTGATGCAAACTTTACCCACTTTTGTCTATTTAGTTCCGGTAATTATGTTATTTGGAATTGGAGAAGTTCCGGGGGTAATTGCTACAATTATCTACGCCCTTCCTCCCTTAATTCGGTTTACAAATTTGGGGATTCGACAAGTCTCAACCGAGTTTGTTGAGGTGGGTTATGCGTTTGGTTCAACGCCTAGACAAATCCTCTGGGATGTGCAAATTCCTCTGGCTATCCCGACGATTTTGGCGGGAGTCAATCAAACCGTATTATTCTCTCTGGGGATGTCGGTTATTGCTTCCATGATTGCAGTTCCAGGGCTGGGTTTAACGGTATTACAAGGGATGGGACGCTTGGATGTGGGGATGGCGGCGGTGGGGGGACTGGCAATTGTTTTGTTGGCTATTTTACTCGATCGAATTACTCAAGCCATTGGAAAGGTGAATTAG
- a CDS encoding TIGR00297 family protein, protein MIYELVWLNPWLFAIALNTVLISLGVILAKTLLTTAGWLHAWLLGVLIWGCLGWQGYVIVVFYFVVGSGVTRIGKAQKEAAGIAEKRGGARGPENVWGSALTATLCALGVFVLEGFFPDAVELQPWIPLLLLGYVASFSTKLSDTCGSEIGKAYGKSTFLITTLKPVPRGTEGAVSLEGTLAGVLASIIVSVLGWSIGLINPWGILGCVIAAFIATNLESVIGATLQTKFTWLTNEIVNFINTLIGAIAAMLLAFYGQFFS, encoded by the coding sequence ATGATTTATGAATTAGTGTGGCTTAATCCTTGGCTATTTGCGATCGCTTTAAATACAGTTTTAATTAGTTTAGGGGTAATTTTAGCCAAAACCTTATTAACCACCGCCGGATGGCTGCACGCTTGGCTGTTGGGGGTACTAATTTGGGGGTGTTTAGGATGGCAAGGTTATGTAATTGTAGTGTTTTATTTTGTAGTGGGGTCGGGTGTGACTCGCATTGGAAAAGCCCAAAAAGAAGCCGCCGGAATTGCAGAAAAACGAGGGGGGGCTAGGGGGCCAGAAAATGTCTGGGGTTCGGCGTTAACCGCCACATTATGTGCGTTAGGAGTATTTGTCCTAGAGGGTTTTTTTCCTGATGCAGTTGAACTACAGCCTTGGATTCCGCTATTATTATTAGGATATGTTGCCAGTTTTAGTACAAAATTATCCGATACCTGTGGAAGTGAAATTGGTAAAGCCTATGGCAAAAGTACGTTTTTAATTACCACCTTAAAACCCGTTCCTAGAGGGACAGAAGGGGCTGTCAGTTTAGAAGGAACATTAGCAGGTGTTTTGGCTTCTATTATTGTTTCTGTTTTGGGCTGGAGTATAGGTTTAATTAATCCTTGGGGAATTCTTGGGTGTGTCATTGCCGCGTTTATTGCCACAAATTTAGAAAGTGTAATTGGGGCAACCTTACAAACCAAGTTTACCTGGTTAACCAATGAAATTGTGAATTTTATTAATACCTTAATCGGTGCGATCGCAGCTATGCTTTTGGCTTTTTATGGGCAATTTTTCTCCTAA
- a CDS encoding O-antigen ligase: MKSFYTLLFAFSIILIDPWGNSRGSIWTEPKVLAVLLITLFNLSILWEERKSLTVPRSWKIYSILWGIFLAIGLLSTLLSPFPLYSLFGQEQMGDGWLYWLTLAVFTLSNSLLLTHHPELFHPQLKGLLIGGIILALSIFPQVIDWRIDYTATMGQLIQKNVLASTIFQGQQPIGLYSHRGHASFVLAAIVVLLIISWQHQWISDHMMKAAGLLIGLAIVLTQTRQAVLALLVSTIYLLGKKYYKLLIPATIICLLVICISTTTRQINNLPLMKQITSGRIGMWQLSKQGISQRPLLGWGFDGFAIAYPYIFNPEKKLKVVRLGDFSFDVENEKGKIHTKPLPTTKAHNLILDITLSVGLLGLMSYFALIVFSIQQIIQSPYYGLEAVAICYLIFTFTWFECAQFTHLFWWVFSFNKKLRSLLILSSNDRFFFILSDPTLKQP, from the coding sequence GTGAAAAGTTTTTACACCCTGCTATTCGCCTTCAGCATCATCCTCATCGACCCTTGGGGGAACAGCCGAGGGTCAATTTGGACGGAACCCAAAGTTTTGGCGGTACTCTTAATTACTTTATTCAATCTTTCAATCCTTTGGGAAGAAAGAAAATCCCTCACCGTACCCCGTAGCTGGAAAATCTACTCGATACTGTGGGGGATCTTTTTAGCAATTGGACTGCTTTCTACTTTATTAAGTCCTTTCCCCCTATACTCTTTATTCGGTCAAGAACAGATGGGTGACGGCTGGTTATATTGGTTAACACTAGCTGTTTTTACCCTCAGCAATTCCTTACTCTTAACCCATCATCCAGAACTTTTTCACCCTCAACTCAAAGGACTACTGATAGGAGGAATTATCCTTGCCTTGAGTATCTTTCCCCAAGTTATTGATTGGCGAATTGACTATACTGCTACAATGGGTCAACTCATCCAGAAAAATGTCTTAGCCAGTACCATTTTCCAAGGTCAGCAACCCATTGGTTTATACTCCCATCGGGGTCATGCTTCATTTGTATTAGCAGCAATAGTCGTTCTTTTAATCATCAGTTGGCAGCACCAGTGGATCAGCGATCACATGATGAAAGCAGCAGGATTATTAATCGGATTAGCTATAGTATTAACTCAGACTCGACAAGCCGTGTTAGCTCTGCTAGTATCAACAATTTACTTATTAGGAAAAAAATACTACAAACTGTTAATTCCTGCCACAATTATCTGTTTACTTGTCATTTGTATTTCTACAACTACCCGACAGATCAATAATTTACCTTTAATGAAACAAATCACTTCCGGTCGCATTGGGATGTGGCAGTTATCAAAGCAGGGAATTAGTCAACGTCCCTTGCTGGGATGGGGTTTTGATGGATTTGCGATCGCCTATCCGTATATTTTCAATCCTGAAAAAAAGCTAAAAGTAGTACGTTTGGGTGATTTCAGTTTTGATGTGGAGAATGAAAAAGGAAAAATACACACAAAACCTTTACCGACTACTAAAGCTCACAATCTTATATTAGACATAACTTTATCTGTCGGCTTATTAGGGTTAATGTCATATTTCGCCCTCATCGTATTCTCAATCCAACAAATCATACAATCACCTTACTATGGACTGGAAGCAGTAGCAATCTGTTATCTTATTTTTACCTTCACCTGGTTTGAATGTGCCCAATTTACCCATCTATTTTGGTGGGTGTTCAGTTTTAATAAAAAATTGCGATCGCTCTTGATTTTATCAAGTAACGACCGCTTTTTCTTTATTCTTTCTGACCCGACGTTGAAACAGCCCTAG
- a CDS encoding VOC family protein, protein MNKTLFHLAFPVNNIEETKAFYGEGLGCQLGRETANSIIMNLYGHQIVAHVSKDTLTPQNGIYPRHFGLVFTSEADWETLLDRAQQNHLKFYQDPKRRFPSLPTEHRTFFLEDPFGNFLEFKYYCYPEAVFGCNEYAQVGDV, encoded by the coding sequence ATGAACAAAACCTTATTCCATCTTGCCTTTCCCGTGAACAATATTGAAGAAACAAAAGCTTTTTATGGGGAAGGGTTAGGCTGTCAACTGGGACGAGAAACCGCCAATTCGATTATTATGAACCTTTATGGTCATCAAATTGTTGCCCATGTTAGTAAAGACACCCTAACACCCCAAAACGGGATTTATCCCCGACATTTTGGGTTAGTCTTTACCTCGGAAGCCGACTGGGAAACCCTCTTAGACCGTGCCCAACAAAATCATCTTAAATTTTACCAAGACCCTAAACGCCGTTTTCCGAGTTTACCCACCGAACACCGCACCTTTTTCTTAGAAGATCCCTTTGGGAATTTTTTAGAGTTTAAATATTATTGTTATCCCGAAGCGGTGTTCGGTTGTAACGAATACGCTCAAGTCGGAGACGTTTAA
- a CDS encoding alpha/beta fold hydrolase yields MNNSTLRNPVLLIHGIFDTKAIFKTMTARLTQRGWNVHSLNLIPNDGRLGLEVLAKQVADYVTQTFPAEQPIDLIGFSMGGIVSRYYVQRLGGIERVQRFITISSPHHGTLTGYLYPTLAASQMRSNCPFLQDLNRDLETLDRINFTSIWTPYDSMIVPAQSSQMPIGQEFIVNVLVHSWMVNDPKCLVRVEEALNTPLKTLPTPVSPAMVSHHNG; encoded by the coding sequence ATGAATAACAGCACCCTTCGCAATCCGGTTTTATTGATTCATGGTATTTTTGATACTAAAGCTATTTTTAAAACCATGACAGCCCGTCTAACTCAACGGGGATGGAATGTCCATAGTTTGAATCTCATTCCTAATGATGGCCGATTAGGATTAGAAGTATTAGCCAAACAAGTTGCAGATTATGTGACTCAAACTTTCCCCGCCGAACAACCGATTGATTTAATCGGCTTTAGTATGGGAGGAATTGTTAGCCGTTACTATGTCCAAAGGTTAGGCGGGATTGAACGAGTTCAACGTTTCATCACCATTTCCTCCCCTCATCATGGCACTTTAACCGGATACCTTTACCCCACCTTAGCTGCATCTCAAATGCGTTCAAATTGTCCGTTTTTACAAGACTTAAATCGAGATTTAGAAACCTTAGACCGAATTAATTTTACCTCAATTTGGACACCCTATGACAGCATGATTGTTCCGGCTCAAAGTTCTCAAATGCCCATTGGTCAAGAATTTATTGTAAATGTTTTAGTTCACTCCTGGATGGTCAATGATCCAAAGTGTTTAGTTCGGGTTGAGGAAGCCTTAAATACACCGTTAAAAACCCTCCCCACTCCGGTATCACCCGCTATGGTTTCACATCACAACGGGTAA
- the hetR gene encoding heterocyst differentiation master regulator HetR translates to MTKDTDLIKSLSPSAMDQIMLYLAFSAMRTSGHRHGAFLDAAATAAKCAIYMTYMEQGKNLRMTGHLHHIEPKRVKVIVEEVQQALTEGKLLKMLGSQEPRYLIQFPYVWLEHYPWQPGKSRISGSSLTSEEKRVIESKLPKYLPDAQLINSFQFMELIEFLHRRSQEDLEPSRRMPLSEALAEHIKRRLTYSETVIKIESPWGMPFYALNRSSYSPEDQEERTYIMVEDTARYFRLMKDWAERQPRVMRVLEELDIPPERIDQAIEELDEIIRQWADRYHEKGGEPMVVQMVFGPKGED, encoded by the coding sequence ATGACAAAAGATACCGATCTGATCAAAAGTCTAAGCCCCAGCGCCATGGATCAGATCATGTTATATCTGGCCTTTAGCGCGATGCGAACCAGTGGACATCGACATGGGGCTTTCCTGGATGCAGCCGCAACGGCGGCAAAATGCGCTATCTATATGACTTATATGGAACAGGGAAAAAACCTGAGAATGACAGGACACCTGCACCATATTGAACCGAAGCGAGTTAAAGTGATTGTTGAGGAAGTTCAACAAGCATTAACCGAAGGTAAACTGTTAAAAATGTTGGGGTCTCAAGAACCTCGATATTTGATTCAGTTTCCCTATGTTTGGTTAGAACATTATCCTTGGCAACCCGGTAAATCTCGCATTTCCGGTAGTAGTTTAACCTCAGAAGAAAAACGGGTTATTGAAAGTAAACTCCCGAAATATTTACCCGATGCTCAATTAATTAATTCCTTTCAATTTATGGAATTAATTGAATTTTTGCATAGGCGTTCTCAAGAAGATTTAGAACCCAGTCGCAGAATGCCTTTAAGTGAAGCTTTAGCAGAACATATTAAGCGACGTTTAACTTATTCTGAAACAGTTATTAAAATAGAATCTCCTTGGGGAATGCCCTTTTATGCCTTGAATCGTTCTTCCTATTCTCCAGAAGATCAGGAAGAACGGACTTATATTATGGTTGAAGATACGGCTAGATATTTCAGATTAATGAAAGATTGGGCTGAACGTCAACCCAGGGTGATGAGGGTTTTAGAAGAGTTAGATATTCCTCCTGAACGAATTGATCAAGCCATTGAAGAATTAGATGAAATTATTCGTCAATGGGCTGATCGATATCATGAAAAAGGGGGAGAACCGATGGTGGTACAAATGGTATTTGGGCCAAAAGGAGAGGATTAA
- a CDS encoding PEP-CTERM sorting domain-containing protein (PEP-CTERM proteins occur, often in large numbers, in the proteomes of bacteria that also encode an exosortase, a predicted intramembrane cysteine proteinase. The presence of a PEP-CTERM domain at a protein's C-terminus predicts cleavage within the sorting domain, followed by covalent anchoring to some some component of the (usually Gram-negative) cell surface. Many PEP-CTERM proteins exhibit an unusual sequence composition that includes large numbers of potential glycosylation sites. Expression of one such protein has been shown restore the ability of a bacterium to form floc, a type of biofilm.), whose translation MALRKDSLLGLAISLVVTLTGQSAIAFTINFSSNGRFDAFIYYDEYGYQGEAYLEQPQEIERGGTNELWQLLNSFSNMYPGRWEFRRAENDLQGSFNLLNYYICGPQTTDCGAEIQDPFSGGVGGMLELLYYPVLLPPGDPIPDPTGVTRRVQWIQRVYSNHSLEPDDQHGLIENILDIDLGQTTPYYTGHAGNGFGIPPYRFFGDVPYRIDPAESHFWDAELYLAEEMQDLVTRKRTVTIYNGIKWGWRNNSRPKISDDDGGGGGCTGYSGGGGCLTAANTNAAKNRELPLSDFDSGDPNQLPEKVPEPTTIFGLLALGAASTIQILKNKFNKQ comes from the coding sequence ATGGCATTGCGAAAAGATTCTCTACTTGGGTTAGCCATCAGCTTAGTCGTAACGCTTACCGGACAATCCGCTATTGCTTTTACTATCAATTTTTCTTCAAATGGAAGATTTGATGCCTTTATTTACTACGATGAATATGGTTATCAGGGTGAGGCATATTTAGAGCAGCCACAAGAGATTGAACGAGGTGGAACAAATGAGCTTTGGCAATTACTAAACAGCTTTTCTAATATGTATCCGGGACGCTGGGAATTTCGACGTGCCGAGAACGACTTACAAGGTAGCTTTAATCTCCTGAATTATTACATTTGTGGCCCACAAACTACAGATTGTGGAGCAGAAATACAAGATCCTTTCTCAGGGGGCGTTGGGGGTATGCTTGAATTACTCTACTATCCAGTACTACTACCACCTGGCGACCCCATACCTGACCCCACCGGTGTTACTAGACGAGTCCAATGGATTCAGCGAGTATACAGTAACCATAGCCTCGAACCCGACGATCAACATGGTTTGATTGAAAACATTCTCGATATTGATCTTGGGCAAACTACCCCATACTATACCGGCCATGCTGGAAACGGATTTGGCATACCTCCATATAGATTTTTTGGAGACGTACCATACAGAATAGATCCTGCGGAAAGCCATTTCTGGGACGCTGAACTATACTTGGCTGAAGAGATGCAGGATCTAGTAACCCGAAAACGGACAGTTACAATTTATAACGGCATCAAATGGGGTTGGAGAAATAACAGTCGCCCTAAAATTAGTGATGATGATGGTGGCGGTGGTGGTTGTACTGGTTATAGTGGCGGTGGTGGTTGTCTGACTGCTGCTAATACTAATGCAGCCAAGAACCGAGAACTTCCACTTTCCGACTTCGACAGTGGCGACCCCAATCAATTACCAGAAAAAGTCCCCGAACCCACCACTATATTCGGATTATTGGCTTTAGGCGCTGCTAGCACAATTCAAATCCTCAAAAACAAGTTTAACAAACAGTAG